A single region of the Nocardioides aquaticus genome encodes:
- the ruvA gene encoding Holliday junction branch migration protein RuvA: protein MIAFVRGQVAEVGLTSAVLEVGGVGLELMCNPGTLAGLRAGQTAHLPTSMVVREDSLTLFGFADADEKQVFELVQTASGVGPKLAQAMLAVLAPDDLRRAVSTEDVKTLTRVPGIGQKGAQRIILELKDRLGGPTGVRPALAPAPAEAWREQVHQGLVGLGWPARDADGAVDAVAPDAGPTPDVAALLRAALRTLSRA, encoded by the coding sequence ATGATCGCCTTCGTCCGAGGCCAGGTGGCCGAGGTCGGCCTGACCAGCGCCGTCCTCGAGGTCGGCGGGGTCGGCCTCGAGCTGATGTGCAACCCCGGCACGCTGGCCGGGCTGCGCGCCGGCCAGACCGCGCACCTGCCGACCTCGATGGTGGTCCGCGAGGACTCCCTGACCCTCTTCGGCTTCGCCGACGCCGACGAGAAGCAGGTCTTCGAGCTCGTCCAGACCGCCTCCGGTGTCGGCCCGAAGCTGGCTCAGGCGATGCTCGCCGTGCTCGCCCCCGACGACCTGCGCCGCGCCGTCTCCACCGAGGACGTCAAGACCCTGACCCGCGTGCCGGGCATCGGTCAGAAGGGCGCGCAGCGGATCATCCTGGAGCTCAAGGACCGCCTCGGCGGGCCCACCGGCGTACGCCCCGCGCTCGCCCCCGCCCCGGCCGAGGCCTGGCGCGAGCAGGTGCACCAGGGTCTGGTCGGGCTCGGCTGGCCCGCCCGCGACGCGGACGGCGCCGTCGACGCCGTCGCCCCGGACGCCGGACCCACGCCCGACGTCGCCGCCCTCCTCCGCGCCGCCCTGCGCACCCTGAGCAGGGCCTGA
- a CDS encoding crossover junction endodeoxyribonuclease RuvC, with protein sequence MGVVDGETGRPLTLVDVNVLRTSSDLPVPQRLVTIERGVQAWIEEHRPDAVAIERVFARSDVSTVMGTAQASGIAMVVAARMGLPVALHTPSEVKAAVSGNGRATKQQVGLMITRILRLDAPPKPADAADALALAVTHIWRGGAQARLAAAAAAAATATAAARTRTPARTPARAPGRTR encoded by the coding sequence ATGGGTGTCGTCGACGGCGAGACCGGCCGGCCGCTGACCCTGGTCGACGTCAACGTCCTGCGCACCTCCAGCGACCTGCCGGTGCCCCAGCGGCTGGTGACCATCGAGCGCGGCGTCCAGGCGTGGATCGAGGAGCACCGCCCCGACGCGGTGGCCATCGAGCGGGTCTTCGCCCGCTCCGACGTCAGCACCGTGATGGGCACCGCCCAGGCCAGCGGCATCGCCATGGTCGTCGCGGCGCGGATGGGACTGCCCGTCGCGCTGCACACCCCGAGCGAGGTCAAGGCCGCGGTCTCCGGCAACGGCCGCGCCACCAAGCAGCAGGTGGGGCTGATGATCACCCGCATCCTGCGCCTCGACGCCCCGCCCAAGCCCGCCGACGCCGCCGACGCCCTCGCGCTGGCCGTCACCCACATCTGGCGCGGCGGCGCCCAGGCCCGCCTCGCGGCCGCCGCCGCTGCGGCCGCGACCGCCACGGCGGCGGCCCGCACCCGCACCCCCGCCCGCACCCCCGCACGAGCCCCCGGGAGGACCCGATGA
- a CDS encoding YebC/PmpR family DNA-binding transcriptional regulator, whose product MSGHSKWATTKHKKAIVDAKRGKMFAKLVKNVEVAARMGGGDMSGNPTLYDAVQKAKKASVPNDNIDRALKRGSGAETGGADYQTIMYEGYGPGGVAMLIECLTDNKNRAAMEVRTAMNRNGGSLADPGSVSFLFHRKGVVVVPVHQEGREVDEDTVLEATLEAGAEDVSDLGEVFEVLSEPTDLIAVRTALQAAGVDYDSAEAEFRPDMQVELESDAAGKVLRLVDVLEDLDDVQNIYANFDIADEVMEQLQDA is encoded by the coding sequence ATGTCAGGCCACTCCAAGTGGGCGACCACGAAGCACAAGAAGGCCATCGTCGACGCCAAGCGCGGCAAGATGTTCGCCAAGCTGGTCAAGAACGTCGAGGTCGCCGCCCGGATGGGCGGGGGCGACATGTCGGGCAACCCGACGCTCTACGACGCGGTGCAGAAGGCGAAGAAGGCCTCGGTCCCCAACGACAACATCGACCGCGCGCTCAAGCGCGGCTCCGGTGCCGAGACCGGGGGAGCGGACTACCAGACGATCATGTACGAGGGCTACGGCCCCGGCGGCGTCGCGATGCTCATCGAGTGCCTGACCGACAACAAGAACCGGGCCGCGATGGAGGTCCGCACCGCGATGAACCGCAACGGCGGCTCGTTGGCCGACCCCGGCTCGGTGTCGTTCCTGTTCCACCGCAAGGGCGTCGTCGTGGTGCCGGTGCACCAGGAGGGCCGCGAGGTCGACGAGGACACCGTCCTGGAGGCCACCCTCGAGGCCGGCGCCGAGGACGTCTCGGACCTCGGCGAGGTCTTCGAGGTGCTCTCCGAGCCCACCGACCTGATCGCGGTCCGCACCGCGCTGCAGGCCGCCGGGGTCGACTACGACTCCGCCGAGGCGGAGTTCCGCCCCGACATGCAGGTGGAGCTCGAGAGCGACGCCGCCGGCAAGGTGCTGCGCCTGGTCGACGTGCTCGAGGACCTCGACGACGTGCAGAACATCTACGCCAACTTCGACATCGCCGACGAGGTCATGGAGCAGCTGCAGGACGCCTGA